One genomic window of Solanum dulcamara chromosome 12, daSolDulc1.2, whole genome shotgun sequence includes the following:
- the LOC129877586 gene encoding protein disulfide-isomerase SCO2-like isoform X2 has translation MWPICPSSIVTPPRFSVATFSFPHSNTISIRCNAAADSSSSFNFAGAVRIPQKSQGTAPVEKRTASNTKTNAWEKPWSRNRESYLADDSEPLPLPMTYPDTCPVSSDEIDRRLHCDPQIQDCKEVVYEWTGKCRSCQGTGFVSYYNKRGKETICKCIPCLGIALSSSLEKS, from the exons ATGTGGCCAATTTGCCCTAGTTCCATTGTCACCCCTCCCAGGTTCTCCGTTGCTACATTCTCATTTCCTCATTCTAACACCATCTCTATTCGTTGCAACGCCGCTGCTGACTCATCCTCCTCTTTCAACTTCGCCGGCGCCGTAAGAATTCCCCAGAAATCCCAAGGCACAGCTCCGGTGGAGAAGCGAACTGCCAGTAACACGAAAACTAATGCCTGGGAAAAGCCTTGGTCGCGCAACCGAGAGAGCTACTTGGCCGATGATAGTGAACCTCTTCCTCTTCCCATGACTTATCCTGACACTTGTCCTGTTTCGTCCGACGAAATTGACCGTCGCCTTCACTGTGATCCCCAAATACAG GATTGCAAGGAAGTCGTCTATGAGTGGACTGGGAAATGTCGGAGTTGCCAAGGAACAGGATTTGTAAGTTACTACAACAAACGAGGGAAGGAGACCATCTGTAAATGCATACCTTGCCTTGGAATCG CCTTGAGTTCGAGTTTGGAGAAGAGTTGA
- the LOC129877586 gene encoding protein disulfide-isomerase SCO2-like isoform X1 gives MWPICPSSIVTPPRFSVATFSFPHSNTISIRCNAAADSSSSFNFAGAVRIPQKSQGTAPVEKRTASNTKTNAWEKPWSRNRESYLADDSEPLPLPMTYPDTCPVSSDEIDRRLHCDPQIQDCKEVVYEWTGKCRSCQGTGFVSYYNKRGKETICKCIPCLGIGYVQKITARKDIDVMEDLDNGKPP, from the exons ATGTGGCCAATTTGCCCTAGTTCCATTGTCACCCCTCCCAGGTTCTCCGTTGCTACATTCTCATTTCCTCATTCTAACACCATCTCTATTCGTTGCAACGCCGCTGCTGACTCATCCTCCTCTTTCAACTTCGCCGGCGCCGTAAGAATTCCCCAGAAATCCCAAGGCACAGCTCCGGTGGAGAAGCGAACTGCCAGTAACACGAAAACTAATGCCTGGGAAAAGCCTTGGTCGCGCAACCGAGAGAGCTACTTGGCCGATGATAGTGAACCTCTTCCTCTTCCCATGACTTATCCTGACACTTGTCCTGTTTCGTCCGACGAAATTGACCGTCGCCTTCACTGTGATCCCCAAATACAG GATTGCAAGGAAGTCGTCTATGAGTGGACTGGGAAATGTCGGAGTTGCCAAGGAACAGGATTTGTAAGTTACTACAACAAACGAGGGAAGGAGACCATCTGTAAATGCATACCTTGCCTTGGAATCG GTTATGTGCAGAAGATAACAGCACGCAAGGATATCGATGTTATGGAGGACTTGGATAATGGAAAACCACCTTGA
- the LOC129877586 gene encoding protein disulfide-isomerase SCO2-like isoform X3 — MWPICPSSIVTPPRFSVATFSFPHSNTISIRCNAAADSSSSFNFAGAVRIPQKSQGTAPVEKRTASNTKTNAWEKPWSRNRESYLADDSEPLPLPMTYPDTCPVSSDEIDRRLHCDPQIQDCKEVVYEWTGKCRSCQGTGFVSYYNKRGKETICKCIPCLGIVPA; from the exons ATGTGGCCAATTTGCCCTAGTTCCATTGTCACCCCTCCCAGGTTCTCCGTTGCTACATTCTCATTTCCTCATTCTAACACCATCTCTATTCGTTGCAACGCCGCTGCTGACTCATCCTCCTCTTTCAACTTCGCCGGCGCCGTAAGAATTCCCCAGAAATCCCAAGGCACAGCTCCGGTGGAGAAGCGAACTGCCAGTAACACGAAAACTAATGCCTGGGAAAAGCCTTGGTCGCGCAACCGAGAGAGCTACTTGGCCGATGATAGTGAACCTCTTCCTCTTCCCATGACTTATCCTGACACTTGTCCTGTTTCGTCCGACGAAATTGACCGTCGCCTTCACTGTGATCCCCAAATACAG GATTGCAAGGAAGTCGTCTATGAGTGGACTGGGAAATGTCGGAGTTGCCAAGGAACAGGATTTGTAAGTTACTACAACAAACGAGGGAAGGAGACCATCTGTAAATGCATACCTTGCCTTGGAATCG TACCAGCTTAA